A stretch of the Lolium perenne isolate Kyuss_39 chromosome 3, Kyuss_2.0, whole genome shotgun sequence genome encodes the following:
- the LOC127339147 gene encoding uncharacterized protein codes for MKMAKACGATRLKIFGDSQLVAQQVMNKCDTVNDSMIAYKEVYNEIEKLFDGCEVNHISRLSNDEADVLANIGSQCLPIPPGVFWEEISERSTKVKKVPKQSKKKEKSKKDSGAPAAPEAHTSDDEEEPDEVMMIQVPWMQVYLAYITKKEIPDDPVEARRVIRRSKAFTVVKGELYNRSISGVLQRLKDKKTGKDEPNPWNVAQLQRFYA; via the exons atgaagatggctaaGGCGTGCGGTGCTACCCGCCTAAAAATATTCGGCGACTCCCAGTTAGTGGCTCAACAAGTGATGAACAAGTGCGACACAGTCAAcgacagtatgatagcatacaaggaggtgtacaatgaaatCGAGAAACTCTTTGATGGCTGCGAAGTTAACCATATCAGCaggctcagcaacgatgaagctgACGTTTTAGCAAACATCGGCTCACAATGTCTTCCAATACCACCTGGAGTCTTTTGGGAGGAAATAAGCGAGAGGTCAACCAAGGTGAAGAAGGTACCAAAGCAGTCGAAGAAAAAGGAGAAGTCcaagaaagactcgggggctccagcagccCCGGAGGCACATACATCAGATGATGAGGAGGAACCAGACGAGGTCATGAtgatccaagtcccctggatgcaaGTATACCTGGCGTACATCACAAAGAAAGAGATACCCGACGATCCggtcgaagcaaggcgagttattcgacgatccaaggcCTTCACCGTGGTAAAGGGAGAATTATACAATCGAAGCATCTCAGGAgtactgcaaag attgaaggacaagaagacagggaaggACGAACCAAAcccatggaacgtggcgcagctccagCGTTTCTACGCTTAG